The Lycium barbarum isolate Lr01 chromosome 12, ASM1917538v2, whole genome shotgun sequence genome includes a region encoding these proteins:
- the LOC132623710 gene encoding uncharacterized protein LOC132623710 isoform X4, with product MKGISFSETLSAFAFAYTGIGCNAYIKPTHAYTIMAKKTKSSDTPSSKDTETPPPRITSNLKQNLQFLRLWKEFQKRKSSTPKPATSYRKKKVEKEDLPEDDEIYRDPTLALYYTNQVLDIAVPVLLVDGYNVCGYWPKLKKHFMNGSLDIARQKLIDELVSFSLLREVKVVVVFDAMMSGLPTHKENFEGVDVVYSSETCADAWIEKEVVALREDGCPKVWVVTSDHNQQHAAYGAGAFVWSCKALISEIYFYAR from the exons ATGAAAGGTATATCTTTCTCAGAAACACTATCAGCCTTTGCATTTGCATACACTGGCATTGGCTGTAACGCGTACATCAAGCCCACTCATGCTTACACAATTATGGCTAAGAAGACCAAGAGTTCCGACACACCCTCTTCTAAA GATACTGAGACACCTCCTCCGAGGATTACATCAAACTTGAAGCAGAATTTGCAGTTCCTAAGATTATGGAAG GAGTTCCAAAAGAGAAAATCCAGTACTCCGAAGCCTGCTACTAGTTATCGTAAGAAGAAGGTGGAGAAGGAAGACCTGCCAGAAGACGATGAGATCTATCGCGATCCTACTTTGGCACTAtacta TACAAATCAGGTATTAGATATTGCAGTTCCCGTCTTGCTTGTTGATGGATATAATGTGTGTGGATATTGGCCAAAGTTGAAGAAGCATTTTATGAATGGAAGTCTTGACATTGCTCGTCAAAAGCTCATTGATGAACTTGTATCATTCAGTTTGCTAAGAG AGGTGAAAGTGGTGGTTGTATTTGATGCCATGATGTCTGGACTACCTACACACAAGGAAAACTTTGAGGG CGTTGATGTAGTATACTCAAGTGAAACATGTGCTGATGCATGGATTGAGAAGGAG GTGGTCGCGTTAAGGGAGGATGGGTGTCCAAAAGTCTGGGTTGTCACATCTGATCATAATCAGCAGCATGCAGCCTATGGAGCA GGGGCTTTTGTTTGGAGCTGCAAGGCATTAATCTCTGAG
- the LOC132623710 gene encoding uncharacterized protein LOC132623710 isoform X5, protein MKGISFSETLSAFAFAYTGIGCNAYIKPTHAYTIMAKKTKSSDTPSSKDTETPPPRITSNLKQNLQFLRLWKEFQKRKSSTPKPATSYRKKKVEKEDLPEDDEIYRDPTLALYYTNQVLDIAVPVLLVDGYNVCGYWPKLKKHFMNGSLDIARQKLIDELVSFSLLREVKVVVVFDAMMSGLPTHKENFEGVDVVYSSETCADAWIEKEVVALREDGCPKVWVVTSDHNQQHAAYGAIYFYAR, encoded by the exons ATGAAAGGTATATCTTTCTCAGAAACACTATCAGCCTTTGCATTTGCATACACTGGCATTGGCTGTAACGCGTACATCAAGCCCACTCATGCTTACACAATTATGGCTAAGAAGACCAAGAGTTCCGACACACCCTCTTCTAAA GATACTGAGACACCTCCTCCGAGGATTACATCAAACTTGAAGCAGAATTTGCAGTTCCTAAGATTATGGAAG GAGTTCCAAAAGAGAAAATCCAGTACTCCGAAGCCTGCTACTAGTTATCGTAAGAAGAAGGTGGAGAAGGAAGACCTGCCAGAAGACGATGAGATCTATCGCGATCCTACTTTGGCACTAtacta TACAAATCAGGTATTAGATATTGCAGTTCCCGTCTTGCTTGTTGATGGATATAATGTGTGTGGATATTGGCCAAAGTTGAAGAAGCATTTTATGAATGGAAGTCTTGACATTGCTCGTCAAAAGCTCATTGATGAACTTGTATCATTCAGTTTGCTAAGAG AGGTGAAAGTGGTGGTTGTATTTGATGCCATGATGTCTGGACTACCTACACACAAGGAAAACTTTGAGGG CGTTGATGTAGTATACTCAAGTGAAACATGTGCTGATGCATGGATTGAGAAGGAG GTGGTCGCGTTAAGGGAGGATGGGTGTCCAAAAGTCTGGGTTGTCACATCTGATCATAATCAGCAGCATGCAGCCTATGGAGCA
- the LOC132623710 gene encoding uncharacterized protein LOC132623710 isoform X3, translating to MKGISFSETLSAFAFAYTGIGCNAYIKPTHAYTIMAKKTKSSDTPSSKDTETPPPRITSNLKQNLQFLRLWKEFQKRKSSTPKPATSYRKKKVEKEDLPEDDEIYRDPTLALYYTNQVLDIAVPVLLVDGYNVCGYWPKLKKHFMNGSLDIARQKLIDELVSFSLLREVKVVVVFDAMMSGLPTHKENFEGVDVVYSSETCADAWIEKEVVALREDGCPKVWVVTSDHNQQHAAYGAGAFVWSCKALISEIKASHKEVERMLREHS from the exons ATGAAAGGTATATCTTTCTCAGAAACACTATCAGCCTTTGCATTTGCATACACTGGCATTGGCTGTAACGCGTACATCAAGCCCACTCATGCTTACACAATTATGGCTAAGAAGACCAAGAGTTCCGACACACCCTCTTCTAAA GATACTGAGACACCTCCTCCGAGGATTACATCAAACTTGAAGCAGAATTTGCAGTTCCTAAGATTATGGAAG GAGTTCCAAAAGAGAAAATCCAGTACTCCGAAGCCTGCTACTAGTTATCGTAAGAAGAAGGTGGAGAAGGAAGACCTGCCAGAAGACGATGAGATCTATCGCGATCCTACTTTGGCACTAtacta TACAAATCAGGTATTAGATATTGCAGTTCCCGTCTTGCTTGTTGATGGATATAATGTGTGTGGATATTGGCCAAAGTTGAAGAAGCATTTTATGAATGGAAGTCTTGACATTGCTCGTCAAAAGCTCATTGATGAACTTGTATCATTCAGTTTGCTAAGAG AGGTGAAAGTGGTGGTTGTATTTGATGCCATGATGTCTGGACTACCTACACACAAGGAAAACTTTGAGGG CGTTGATGTAGTATACTCAAGTGAAACATGTGCTGATGCATGGATTGAGAAGGAG GTGGTCGCGTTAAGGGAGGATGGGTGTCCAAAAGTCTGGGTTGTCACATCTGATCATAATCAGCAGCATGCAGCCTATGGAGCA GGGGCTTTTGTTTGGAGCTGCAAGGCATTAATCTCTGAG